One region of Pseudomonas sp. ABC1 genomic DNA includes:
- the folC gene encoding bifunctional tetrahydrofolate synthase/dihydrofolate synthase, which produces MTERSLADWLAYLEGLHPNAIDLGLERVREVARRMGLSRPARQVVTVTGTNGKGSTCAFIASLARAQGLKVGVYSSPHLLRYNERVQVDGQEASDRELCEAFAVVDQARGATSLTYFEVGTLAAFWLFERSQLDLTVLEVGLGGRLDAVNLVDSDLAVVTNIGLDHADWLGDSRESVAREKAGIFRAGKPALCGDIDPPQPLLEHARQLGSSLLLRNRDYSLAVSSDSWQWHGIDSQGQPLSLGALPLLNLPMENAALALQAYALLGLPWQADALVGALTATQVIGRFDQRAIALEKGSATLIMDVGHNPHAAAYLAKRLAQRPRTGHRYAVFGLLADKDLQGVIAPLLSSFDTWAVAPLPTPRSRSASQLRDALQERGVDVSVHDSIAQALDATREGLQPGDEIVLFGSFYCVSEALEWLN; this is translated from the coding sequence ATGACCGAACGCAGCCTGGCCGACTGGCTGGCCTACCTCGAGGGCTTGCACCCCAATGCAATCGACCTCGGGCTCGAGCGAGTGCGTGAAGTCGCACGACGCATGGGGCTGTCGCGTCCGGCCAGGCAAGTGGTGACTGTCACCGGCACCAATGGCAAAGGTTCCACCTGCGCATTCATCGCCTCACTGGCGCGAGCCCAGGGGCTCAAGGTCGGTGTCTACAGTTCGCCGCATCTGTTGCGCTACAACGAGCGGGTGCAGGTGGATGGCCAGGAGGCCAGCGACCGCGAGCTGTGCGAGGCGTTTGCCGTGGTCGATCAGGCACGTGGCGCCACCTCCCTGACCTATTTCGAAGTCGGCACCCTGGCAGCGTTCTGGCTGTTCGAGCGTAGCCAGCTTGATCTGACCGTTCTCGAAGTCGGCCTGGGCGGACGCTTGGATGCGGTCAACCTGGTGGACAGCGATCTGGCCGTAGTGACCAACATCGGGCTGGACCACGCCGATTGGCTGGGCGACAGCCGTGAAAGCGTGGCGCGGGAAAAGGCCGGTATCTTCCGTGCTGGCAAGCCGGCGCTGTGTGGTGATATCGATCCTCCGCAACCCTTGCTGGAGCATGCCCGCCAACTGGGCAGTTCGTTGCTGTTGCGCAATCGTGATTATTCGCTGGCTGTCTCGTCGGATAGCTGGCAATGGCACGGTATCGACAGCCAGGGCCAACCCCTGTCGCTCGGCGCCTTGCCCCTGCTGAATCTGCCGATGGAAAACGCTGCACTGGCCTTGCAGGCCTATGCCTTGCTCGGCTTGCCCTGGCAGGCCGATGCGCTGGTTGGCGCACTGACAGCGACGCAGGTGATCGGGCGTTTCGATCAGCGAGCGATCGCACTCGAAAAGGGCTCTGCCACGTTGATCATGGACGTCGGGCACAATCCCCATGCGGCCGCTTACCTTGCCAAACGGCTGGCTCAGCGTCCGCGTACAGGTCATCGGTATGCTGTGTTTGGCCTGCTCGCCGACAAAGACCTGCAGGGCGTGATCGCGCCGTTGCTGTCGTCGTTCGACACTTGGGCGGTGGCGCCGCTGCCGACGCCACGTTCGCGGTCTGCCAGCCAGTTGCGCGATGCGTTGCAGGAACGGGGCGTAGACGTCAGTGTCCATGACAGTATTGCCCAGGCGCTGGATGCGACCCGCGAGGGCTTGCAGCCAGGTGACGAGATCGTGTTGTTCGGGTCCTTCTACTGCGTATCCGAGGCACTGGAGTGGTTGAACTGA